ATAGGGATTTGATTTATTTGTTTGTGTACATGAATGGTGAAGATGTCAAAGATTGCTACTGCCAATTTTTCTAAGCGATTTACTCGGTTATTTCCCGTGTCGAGTGATTGTTTCTGACTTTCTATTCCGATTATCCTATTGGCAAGCATTGGACAGTTGGGGTGTTTATTTATAATTAAGAAATTTTGTGGTCAAATTGTTCTCCAAACAAAGAAGGGTGCGATGTTCCGTCAGTCCACTTCAAATTAAACATCACCCCTTTCCCACTCCACTGTGACCAAGCATGGCAATGCCACATGCCACGTGTCTATCAATTAGTCATAAGCATCAAAAAATCAAAGTATAGATCATTTGCATTTTCGATAaatcaaaaaaaaatttcaaaagacAAACCAATCTTGTTAAATATGGTTTTTTTACTATAATCAAATACTCATAAATATATTCATATGAAATTCAGAATTTCCATCAAATAGGATTAAACCAAATAGATTCATCTATATAACACTTAGGAGTCTCGTTAACCTTGAGGGTTATAAGTTCAAATCACGTCGTGAACAAAAAAATATACTACTTGTGCACCTAGCTCAGTGGTATATATATTGAAATTGCGGAACGTCTTGCATTCGAACCTCATGGGGGGTTTTCCCAGTTGATTGCGTTACTTTCTGGATGCGAGTTTCATAATTTCAATTCGACACGTAGCACGGATATAATTGTGTGAGTGTTGCACGGTTGGTGACTCCCTTTGTTAAAAAAAAAGATTCATCTATAAGTTGTGTTTTATATGTGCCTTCTAGTGCATTTATCAAATCTGTAATTTTTTTAAATATCTGAATTTTTATTTAATACACGCATAAATAAAAAAGTAAAATTCAAAATAAGTTAATTTTATTACTCCTTAATAAATCTTATGCAAATTTCAATATTTAAAAAGATTCCGGCTTATTAAGTTACGCCTTAACATTTTCATATGGATGATTATATGTATACAATcaaacatgctttacagtattGTACAGTACAACAATGTAAAATATGTTTGATTGTGTATATGTAAAAAGCGGTTGGGTACATATCACTCCCCTTTTCATACAACACACATGGTCACATTGACAAGACCCTTCAATTATTTTGTTATCAAAGGGGTAAAAGAATGCCCAgtacatacatatataaaaaaacaaTTACTCGCACAATTTACACAAAACCAAATTTACTAATATTGCGTATAGAACAATTACCAACTAATTATACAACCCAAGTTATTATACACACAACTAAAGTGCATTCAAAGTAGTTTTAGCAGCAAACTTTAATACTTGTTCAAGATAGTAAGCAGTATCCGGCGGATGACAATCTAATCTTGGCCGCTCCGGCAAGATCCACCGCCCATCACCACCTCTAACCATCCCCTTATTCTCATCCTGCCGCCAATACGCCGGCACACCATACTCATCTTTCAAAAAATCACAACTTTTATTCACAAGTGCAATATCTCTACTACTTGTGTTCAAACAAAACCTTAATTCTTTACTAATGTAACCATCAGCTAAATGCAACAACGCTTCAAGATTATGAGCACAACTTATATCGTTTGTTCGCTTTAAAAAAGGAGAATCATTATGATCAAATTCGATCTCTGTTCCAACATGAGCGTAACTCCATGGAAACGCGATCTTTTCTTCGATATATTTCTGATGTTTCGTCTTTTCGTTAGCGAATATTCCAGGTACTTTTGGTACCTTGTCATGCACGTTAACGACTCGTAAAACCTTAATCCCGAGGTATTCACAACGTTCCTTGAACTTCAAGTTACCTACTCTCGGACCCGAATAGGAGAAAACGGTTATTGGGATTTTGTTTCCGTTATTCGTAACGTTTAATCCCATTTCTGCGATATCGTAGGCGCTTAACAAAGCGAGTGAGGCACCAAGACTATGTCCTGTTATCGTTATACTTATTTCTTCATCTTTGTACCTTTCTTTAATTCTTTTAATTTCTGAGAGTACTTGTTCTCGAGCCGAAAATGAACAATAATCGCATGAGTGTTCTTTTGTGGTGTATAGATCAAAAAATCCGGATTCAATCTTGATCGTTGGATCGTCTCCAAAATGAGCCGGATGTAGAATATTTTTTAAATCATGAATCCATTCGAGGTACGTTACAGTACCTCGCCATGCGATCACAACATCTCGTCTGCCTAATCGACGAATCTCATATTCGTCGGTTGTCACAGCAACGTATCCCATCCAATTAGCATGTTGGCTCCAAACACTCGATAATTTCGATCTTTGAAAGAAATTAGGGAGATTGATATTGGAAGTTGCATATAGATAACGACTAATTCGATATCCACAATTAGCCATATCTAACTTTTCAAAGAAATGGGTACCTTGGTATTTACATGTTCCACAATATTTAGATCGTGGGTCAAAATCGAACGAATCGTAACATGCTTGAGCAAACTCACCGTAGCGAATGATTTCGCGGCGTAAGTGAGAGTTCATGGGGTCTAATAGACCATTCCAATCATTGGAGCC
The window above is part of the Rutidosis leptorrhynchoides isolate AG116_Rl617_1_P2 chromosome 1, CSIRO_AGI_Rlap_v1, whole genome shotgun sequence genome. Proteins encoded here:
- the LOC139864735 gene encoding phospholipase A1-Igamma3, chloroplastic; this encodes MAISSPNLSSSFHKPKHYTQQLSHNRILNKRYSNNNITITCSSLPILTSNTQIQTPQTLEKVQELQHLKQDHRPLRQIWPEIQGSNDWNGLLDPMNSHLRREIIRYGEFAQACYDSFDFDPRSKYCGTCKYQGTHFFEKLDMANCGYRISRYLYATSNINLPNFFQRSKLSSVWSQHANWMGYVAVTTDEYEIRRLGRRDVVIAWRGTVTYLEWIHDLKNILHPAHFGDDPTIKIESGFFDLYTTKEHSCDYCSFSAREQVLSEIKRIKERYKDEEISITITGHSLGASLALLSAYDIAEMGLNVTNNGNKIPITVFSYSGPRVGNLKFKERCEYLGIKVLRVVNVHDKVPKVPGIFANEKTKHQKYIEEKIAFPWSYAHVGTEIEFDHNDSPFLKRTNDISCAHNLEALLHLADGYISKELRFCLNTSSRDIALVNKSCDFLKDEYGVPAYWRQDENKGMVRGGDGRWILPERPRLDCHPPDTAYYLEQVLKFAAKTTLNAL